From Pagrus major chromosome 2, Pma_NU_1.0, one genomic window encodes:
- the serpini1 gene encoding neuroserpin: MLILDVLSPFLLLSILPLSRICRAADIPEDTTSEFSVRLYHRLQAAGDQDNIIFSPLSVAVALGMVELGARGASLEEIRQAVGFSHLLQGVEFSLLQNLTTAITDDDAHYVIRFANSLFLQEGVTFNPEFLHLMRKYFQAEVETVDFSESAAVAEQINSWVENHTESKIRELLSAEDFSSVTRLTLVNAVYFRGSWKNQFRPENTRTFSFSKDDGSEVQTLMMYQQGDFYYGEFSDGSQEAGGVYQVLEMPYEGEDMSMMIVLPRQEVPLASLEPIIKAPLLEEWANNVKRQKVEVYLPRFKVEQKIDLRSTLQELGIKKIFTNDADLSAMTDGKDLYIGKAVQKAYLEVTEEGAEGAVGSGMIALTRTLVLYPQVMADHPFFFVIRHRRTGSILFMGRVMTPEVIDPNDHDFDSM; encoded by the exons ATGTTGATCCTGGACGTCTTGTCCccgttcctcctcctctccatcctgcCGCTGAGCCGCATTTGCCGGGCGGCTGACATACCTGAGGACACTACATCAGAGTTCTCAGTCAGGCTGTACCACCGGCTGCAGGCGGCGGGGGATCAGGACAACATAATCTTCTCCCCGCTGAGCGTGGCCGTAGCCCTGGGCATGGTGGAGCTGGGAGCCAGGGGGGCTTCACTGGAGGAGATACGACAGGCTGTAGGATTCAGCCACCTGCTGCAAG GCGTGGAGTTCTCCTTGCTCCAGAACCTGACCACGGCTATAACGGACGACGACGCCCACTACGTGATCCGATTTGCCAACAGCCTCTTCCTCCAGGAGGGCGTCACCTTTAACCCCGAGTTCCTCCATCTGATGAGGAAGTACTTCCAGGCTGAAGTGGAAACGGTGGACTTCAGCGAATCAGCAGCCGTGGCCGAGCAGATCAACAGCTGGGTGGAAAATCATACcgaga GCAAGATCCGGGAGCTGCTGTCGGCCGAGGACTTCAGCAGCGTGACCCGGCTGACCCTGGTGAATGCTGTCTACTTCAGGGGCTCCTGGAAAAACCAGTTCAGGCCAGAGAACACCCGAACCTTCTCCTTCAGCAAAGACGATGGCTCTGAGGTCCAGACGCTCATGATGTACCAGCAGGGAGACTTCTACTATG GTGAGTTCAGCGACGGCTCACAGGAAGCCGGCGGGGTGTACCAGGTGTTGGAGATGCCCTACGAGGGGGAGGACATGTCCATGATGATCGTTCTGCCTCGGCAGGAGGTACCGCTGGCCTCCCTGGAGCCCATCATCAAAGCGCCGCTGCTAGAGGAGTGGGCAAACAATGTCAAACGGCAGAAGGTGGAAGTCTACCTACCAAG GTTCAAAGTGGAGCAGAAGATTGACCTGAGGAGCACTCTGCAGGAACTAGGAATAAAGAAGATCTTCACCAATGATGCTGATCTCTCCGCCATGACAG atGGTAAGGACCTGTACATTGGGAAGGCGGTGCAGAAGGCTTACCTGGAGGTGACTGaggagggagcagagggagCCGTGGGCTCAG gaATGATCGCCCTGACTAGGACTCTGGTGCTGTACCCTCAGGTCATGGCCGATCACCCATTCTTCTTTGTCATTAGACACCggaggacag GGTCCATCCTCTTCATGGGCAGGGTCATGACCCCTGAAGTCATCGATCCCAACGACCACGACTTCGACTCCATGTAA